GTCGGGGGCGTGGATGAGGTCGGGGTCGGAGTCCAGCAGCTCACTGACCCGGTCGGGCAGGTTGAACTCCACGGCGTCGAAAATGTCGGGCTGGCAATGCTCAAGCAGCAGTTGAAGGATGTCCTGGCGCTTGCCTTCCCGCGCCCATCCCAGCGCGCTGGCCTGGTGACGGCGTTCGCGGCGGGTGGGGTCGGCGCCTTTCTCGAGCAGGTAGCGGACCACCTCGATGTGTCCCATGAAGGAAGCCTCATGGAGAGCGGCGATGCCGTCCACGGGAGCGGCGTTGACGTCGACCCCGGCCTCGGCCAGGTAGCGGACGGTGGACAGGCGTCCGAACTGGGCGGCGTAAATGAGCCCCTGCTGAACCGCCTTGACGGGGTCGCCCAGCGAGCGGCACCAGGGGACGCGGCAGAAGCCCGCCTGAGGACGCAGAGCGCCCTCTGGGTCCACCTGCTGCTTGACGGCCTCGAGGTGGCCGGCGGCAGCGGCGAAGATGAGGTTGTCGAGGCGGGCCCCGCACTGGACCAGCGCGTCCAGGGCCTGGGGACAGCGGAAGGCGATGGCGGTGGCAAGCGGAACGCCGTCCTCGTCGAGGCCGTTGGGATTGGCCCCGGCCTCCACCAGCATGCGTACCATGTCGCCTTGCAGTCCGGCCTCGGCCGGCCAACTGCTCGAGGACAGCAGAGCCAGGGTGGTCTGGGCCGGTCCGCCGCCGTAAGCGTTGCAGAGAGCGTCCACCTCGGCGCCCGCATCGAGGAGCATGCGCAGGATCTCAAGGGCGTTTTGCGGCGTGCGCTGGACTTCCGTCTCGACCCCGTTGGCGGCCATGTAGTGGAGGAGGGTGGCGCGGTGGGGACGCGGGGAACGGGCGTGGATGAGAGTGGGATCGTCGCGCAGCATCCGGCGCAGTTTGTCGGCTTGCCCTTGGACGGCGGCGTCACGAGCCCGCTCGAACCATTGCGCCGAGACTTCCTGCTCGACCGCGCCCAGGCGGCGAAGGCGGGCGTCGAGCCGGGCATCGCCGCTGGGAAAGGCCTGGAGTCCGCTGACGGGGGAGCCGGCCTGCAGCAAACGCTCGACCAGGCCGCGGCGCAGCTCGGAGTCCTCGATTTCGAGGGCCAGATCGAGGGCCGTGCGTCCGGCGTGGTTGCGGGACGCGGGGTTGGCCCCGGCCCCCAAGAGACTGTTCAGCGCATGGGAATCTCCGGCCCGGGCCGCCAGGTGCAGCGGACGGTCGCCTTCATCGTCAGCCACTTCAGGATCGAGTCCCGCCCGCAGCAGCGCGGGGACGGCCTCTCCGCAGCCATGGCTGAGGGCCCAGGCCAGCACCTGGTGATCGGTGCGGCTGAGGCCGGCAAGCTGACCCGCGTCCGGGGACGCTTCTCCGCGCAGGGAATCCGCCAGCACGCGGTCCACCTCGGACACCTCCTGGCGGGCTCCTCGCTTGACCAACAGTTCGGCGACATCCTTCCTTCCCAGGCGGACAGCGATCTGGTAGGGGCGGTATCCGTCGCGGTTGGGACGCTCGAGGTCGGCCCCCGCCTCCAGCAGAAGCTCGATCACGGCCAGGCTGCGTCGGTCGCGGATGGCCTGGTGCAACACGCTGCCGTGGGCGCCCCAACTGCCGGCGTCGGGACTGGCGCCTGCGTCCAAGAGCAGCTTGACGCCTCTGGGTTCGTCCATGGCCACGCGCAAAGACAGGGCGAAGTCGAGCTGATACTGAGGAGGATGATCGCGCAGCAGGACGCGCAGGCATTGCAGATCGTCGCCGCCCACGGCATCGGTCAGTTCCGCCGCCGCCCACAGGGCCCAGTTCTCCTGGCGCTTGGCGCCCGCCTCCAGCAGCAGTTCCACCAACTCAGGACTGGAGACGCACTCGACAGCAGCGGTCAATACCGAGCGAAACCCGTCCGGCACGTCGGGAGCCTCTACCGTCCGGGCCGGATCGGCCCCCTTCTCCAACAGGTTCTTGACGATGCGGATGCGGCGTTGGGCCACCTCGGAATCCAGCCGTCCAAAGCGCGAATGACAGGCGTAGAAAATCGTAGCCCACCCCCGCGGACCTCCCTCTTCAACGGCCAGTTCGGGCCGCTCCCGCAGCAGCCGCGCCACGGCCTCATCGTCCCCCAGCGCCGCCGCCGCATGGATGGAGCGGTCGGGCGAAGTGCCGTGATCGGCCGCCAGCAACTCCTCCACCTGGGCACGGCGTCCCTGCAAAGCCGCCTCGATGAGTCGCCTCATCCGCGACTGCTCGTCCATGGCGGCGGCTTCAAGGGCGCTTTTCATGCGAGGCCAGGAGGCGAAGCCTGACTCGCGGGCGATGACATACTGGGCCTCGGCCAATACCAGCGGCTTGCCGGCTGAGGACGTCCTGCCGTCGGGATCGGAGAGCCGGGGCAGAAACTCGCGCACCCGTCCCCGGGCCTTATCGTCGCCCCGCCTGAAGGCGCGCAGCAGGTCCTTGGCCAGCTTTTTCTTTTGTTCCAGGTTGTGGCGGCGTTGGGCGCCGGGAGAGGACGAATCGCGGACATCGGACATGGAAGCCTCCTTCGTTAACAGTCCAGCGTCCGCTGACGGGACCGAAGAAGGGTCCGTTGCCAATGTGAAACCCAGTCATTCGAGCGAGATGGGCGCCGCCCTTTCCGCGGACCGGATGCATTCCCGAAGATGCCCCGCCATTATGCCTGATCTCCACCGGGATGACCAGTTGTAGCGAGCGCCCTCATACCGGCGAGAGCATCGGGCCTTCGCTGCGGTCACAGAACTTGACTCGTGTGTGAACTTGTTGGCCACATAGTGCTGCCGGTCATAAGTTCTGACCAGACTGGAAGGCGGATTCTCTATGAAGCCGTTTGGATCTTTCAGCCATCTCGACAGCCATGGTTGCGAGGCGGACTCCTCGGCAATCTCGGGAGGCTTCAGGCCTGCCGGATCACTTCGGCGGGGTCGATGCGCGAAGCTCTGCGGGCCGGGAGATAGCTGGACAGGGCTGCCACCACGGCAAAAAAGACCACGGAAACGGCCAGCACCAGCGGATCCGTTGGACTGACCCGGAAGAGCAGGTTGGAGAGGTAGCGGCCCACCAGCAGCGAGATGGCGAGTCCGCCGGCCACCCCGAGTCCGCACAGGAACATGCCCCTGCCCACGATCAACCGCAAGATGTCGCCGCGGCCTGCTCCCAGAGCCAGCCGGACGCCGATCTCCTGCACGCGCCGGTTGACGTTGAAGGAAATGAGTCCGAAGAGCCCCACGGCGCCCAGGGCCAGTCCCAGTAGGGAAAAGAGCCCGAAGAGACTGGTGACGAAGCGGCGTCCTTGCAGGTCGTTGCTGAGCCGGTGACTCATTGGCGCCAGTTCTGAAAGAGGGATCTCGGAGTCGACGCTCCAGACCGCCCGCCTGACGTCGACCATCCGGCCCTCGGCCGGACCGTCAGGGAGCGAACGCACCACAACGAACATGGAACTTGCGGCCAGAGGCGACTGCACCAGGGGGATGTAGTACTGGCTGCGGCTCTGGCGCTCCAGTCCGCGGTGCTTGACGTGGCGGACGACTCCCACCACCGTCCGCCAGGGAGATTCGGCAGAGGGCTCGCCTTGCTTGAAGCGCCGCCCCAGCGGGTCCTGTCCGGGCCAGAGCCGCTCGGCCAGATTCTCGTCGACGATCGCGGTGAGGGGGCCGTCGCGGTCGATCTCCTGGAAGAGCCGCCCGCTCAGCAAGTCGATCCCCATGGTCTGGAAGTACGATCCGTGGACCAGCCGGTAGCCGGCTTCCACGGGTTGGGGCGAGCGGTTGCTGTCGCCGGGGTGGGGGCTGACGGGCCGCGTCAATTCCCACAGCAGGGGAAGACGGCTGACCAGCCCGGCCCGCATTTCGGGGATGGAGTTGAGACGCTCCAGCACCTGCTCGAAATAGTTCAAGCGGGCTTGGCGGTCAGCGTAGCGGTCGGACAGGACCAAGCGGAAGCCGATGACCCGGTCGGGGTTGAAGCCGGGACTGACGGACATCACCTGCTCGAAGCTCCTGAGCATGAGGCCCCCGCTCACAAGAAGCAGTAGAGCCAAGGCAATCTGGGCCACCACCATGGCCGAAGGGAGCCTCAAGGCCCCCGCGCTCACGCTTCCACGGCCTAATCCGCTGGCGCCGAAGTTGAGGCGGGATGACCTGCCCCAGACTTGCAGGGCCAGGACCAGGACCCATATCGCGACTGCGGCCAGAGCGGCCAGCAAGGCCGCCATCAGCGAGGCCAACCCCACCTCCACTTCTTCGAAGCGGGGCATAGCTTGGGGATTGATGGAACGCAGCAGCGGAATCCCCCAGGCCGCCAGCAGGAGTCCCCCCACCGCCGCTGTCAGCGCCAGCAGACCGCCTTCCACGGCGAACTGGCGCATCAAGCGCAGGCGTCCGGCGCCTAACGCCATCCGCAAGGCGAACTCCCCGCCCCGCGCCTCGGCCCGGGCCAACTGCAGGTTGGCCAGATTGAGACAGATCAGCAGCAGCAGCAAGGCGACCGCCATGGCGAAGGCCGTCAGGGTGGGACGGGCATCCTCGACCGCCCAGTGCTGCAACGACTTCATCCCCAACCGATACCCGCGGTCGGCGTATTCCGCGGGAAACTGGGCGACCCATTCCTCGCCCACGGCCGCCAACTCCTCGGAGGCGCGCTCAGGCGTCACTCCAGGCCCCAGCCGGGCCACGACGCGGGTAAACGATCCGCTTCGCCGCCTGCTCCGGCGGTCGGGCATCGGATACCAGACCTGCTGGCTGGCCAGGAACTCCAGGTCGGGATGAGAGATTCCGAAATCGGGTACGATGCCGATGATCTGCCAGTCTTCTCCTTCGATGATGAGGGGCTCGGCCAGGGCCTGCCGGGAAGCGCCGAGGTGGCTCCTGAAGAACCCTTCGCTGACGACCAGGACCCGCCCCCTTTTCGAATCCTGCGCAGAAAAGGTCCTGCCCAAGGTGGGCTGGATACCCAAGGTCTCGAAGTATCCCGGCGTGACGCAGCCCGCCGAAAGCTGCAAGGGCTCGGCCTGGG
The Acidobacteriota bacterium genome window above contains:
- a CDS encoding ADOP family duplicated permease, encoding MRIRLKTDRLQQELSKKKVSLNRWEQMLGLGRGHLSLLLSGKRRYPNPETRHKLLEGLGVSFEDLFEIESKGPRRPFRRDGANAANGAGLFSGLAMDIRFGLRQLLKSPAWTLAVVLTLALGIAAHSAIFSAVFAVLIEPLPFPQPERLYSVGEVERTRNVEWQHLSRAEFRELQERLDIFQSLAAFEPHVLNWTPQAEPLQLSAGCVTPGYFETLGIQPTLGRTFSAQDSKRGRVLVVSEGFFRSHLGASRQALAEPLIIEGEDWQIIGIVPDFGISHPDLEFLASQQVWYPMPDRRSRRRSGSFTRVVARLGPGVTPERASEELAAVGEEWVAQFPAEYADRGYRLGMKSLQHWAVEDARPTLTAFAMAVALLLLLICLNLANLQLARAEARGGEFALRMALGAGRLRLMRQFAVEGGLLALTAAVGGLLLAAWGIPLLRSINPQAMPRFEEVEVGLASLMAALLAALAAVAIWVLVLALQVWGRSSRLNFGASGLGRGSVSAGALRLPSAMVVAQIALALLLLVSGGLMLRSFEQVMSVSPGFNPDRVIGFRLVLSDRYADRQARLNYFEQVLERLNSIPEMRAGLVSRLPLLWELTRPVSPHPGDSNRSPQPVEAGYRLVHGSYFQTMGIDLLSGRLFQEIDRDGPLTAIVDENLAERLWPGQDPLGRRFKQGEPSAESPWRTVVGVVRHVKHRGLERQSRSQYYIPLVQSPLAASSMFVVVRSLPDGPAEGRMVDVRRAVWSVDSEIPLSELAPMSHRLSNDLQGRRFVTSLFGLFSLLGLALGAVGLFGLISFNVNRRVQEIGVRLALGAGRGDILRLIVGRGMFLCGLGVAGGLAISLLVGRYLSNLLFRVSPTDPLVLAVSVVFFAVVAALSSYLPARRASRIDPAEVIRQA
- a CDS encoding ankyrin repeat domain-containing protein, which produces MSDVRDSSSPGAQRRHNLEQKKKLAKDLLRAFRRGDDKARGRVREFLPRLSDPDGRTSSAGKPLVLAEAQYVIARESGFASWPRMKSALEAAAMDEQSRMRRLIEAALQGRRAQVEELLAADHGTSPDRSIHAAAALGDDEAVARLLRERPELAVEEGGPRGWATIFYACHSRFGRLDSEVAQRRIRIVKNLLEKGADPARTVEAPDVPDGFRSVLTAAVECVSSPELVELLLEAGAKRQENWALWAAAELTDAVGGDDLQCLRVLLRDHPPQYQLDFALSLRVAMDEPRGVKLLLDAGASPDAGSWGAHGSVLHQAIRDRRSLAVIELLLEAGADLERPNRDGYRPYQIAVRLGRKDVAELLVKRGARQEVSEVDRVLADSLRGEASPDAGQLAGLSRTDHQVLAWALSHGCGEAVPALLRAGLDPEVADDEGDRPLHLAARAGDSHALNSLLGAGANPASRNHAGRTALDLALEIEDSELRRGLVERLLQAGSPVSGLQAFPSGDARLDARLRRLGAVEQEVSAQWFERARDAAVQGQADKLRRMLRDDPTLIHARSPRPHRATLLHYMAANGVETEVQRTPQNALEILRMLLDAGAEVDALCNAYGGGPAQTTLALLSSSSWPAEAGLQGDMVRMLVEAGANPNGLDEDGVPLATAIAFRCPQALDALVQCGARLDNLIFAAAAGHLEAVKQQVDPEGALRPQAGFCRVPWCRSLGDPVKAVQQGLIYAAQFGRLSTVRYLAEAGVDVNAAPVDGIAALHEASFMGHIEVVRYLLEKGADPTRRERRHQASALGWAREGKRQDILQLLLEHCQPDIFDAVEFNLPDRVSELLDSDPDLIHAPDGRAIPLRSAARRGRLEIVRILLSHGADPLLNPDNRGSALDLAKKAGHDEIARLLESRIG